The Corynebacterium glaucum genome includes a region encoding these proteins:
- a CDS encoding acylphosphatase, with protein sequence MADTRMTAHVHGHVQGVGFRWWTRSRALELGLSGYAKNLSDGRVEVVAEGEQGDVDKLLELLRENPSSTDRPGTVEAVHEQYGEPRGAQGFEER encoded by the coding sequence ATGGCTGATACACGCATGACTGCCCATGTCCACGGACACGTTCAGGGAGTCGGATTCAGGTGGTGGACCCGCTCCCGTGCACTGGAATTGGGGCTATCCGGGTACGCAAAGAACCTCAGTGATGGCCGGGTCGAGGTCGTGGCTGAGGGAGAACAGGGGGACGTCGATAAGCTTCTTGAGCTCCTGCGAGAAAACCCGAGCTCTACCGACCGGCCTGGCACCGTGGAAGCCGTGCACGAACAGTACGGCGAGCCGCGCGGTGCGCAAGGTTTTGAGGAGCGATAG
- the smc gene encoding chromosome segregation protein SMC, whose product MHLKSLTLKGFKSFASATTMKFEPGICAVVGPNGSGKSNVVDALAWVMGEQGAKNLRGGKMEDVIFAGAGERKPLGRAEVTLTFDNTDKKLPIEYTEVAITRRMFRDGASEYEINGAKARLMDIQELLSDSGIGREMHIIVGQGKLSEILESRPEERRAFIEEAAGVLKHRRRKEKAQRKLTGMQANLDRLTDLTEELGKQLKPLARQAEAAKRAATVQSTLRDARLRIAGHQVVTLRSSLDDATERAKLLAAQVETATSALEDATAEQERIEAMQAEVQPKAEDAQQVWFALSTLAERASATVRIATERSRNAGAAVPYAGQDPEDLLVRANLADEQHAENQEAAEEANAYLESVREQVESAQEAFDAAEHEHMARLRAIADRREGLVRLLAQEESQQQALQAAEDEVNRLAETLSETLERAQAAQREADEVADRLADVEAGRGPLDDAHVRAYTESDAAEKRLAQLRDAQRDRERAVATLESRIATLAEQAPKAPARDVLGEVDALADLMTAAPGLEKALAAALGPYSEALVSEASAETVSKLAEVERTVLFAPLGGATWRLDTDARVEWLLDHLTLVSEVQGPVTRLLVDVAVADDLADARRIVAADPRLRAVTRDGTLVGEGWVAAGSGRTTTVEVAAQIETARAELDAAKAQLEELSGTLEGATLAAEDARVAAAAAKASLREHDTEAESWRRDHARLVKQAEVNTAEHERAAGRVTEAEGRVAERRQALAETRDRLARVEDEPGAEEPSTAERDQATAALDNVKAVEVEAVLAARAAQQAAEQTVGRGDALRRQAEHERQAKARHDAAQARRRAEAELAEAVAGHARDLVARIEDAIARATAQRDELASQVTALRAQNQEARSTVSGARQHLARLTDSAHASDIARSQAQVRIDEAEAKVTESLGIAVADLVAEYTPGEDFDLEYEQARLAEAEKDLRALGKVNPLALEEYKALEERYSFLSTQLDDVIQAREDLTGVIDEVDAQILTLFTDAWRDVEQEFPKVFATLFPGGEARLILTEPEDMLTTGIEIEARPPGKKVKRLSLLSGGEKSLTALAFLVAIFRARPSPFYVLDEVEAALDDVNLRRLIALLEELRKDSQLIVITHQKPTMDVANVLYGVTMRGDGVTRVISQRMQPLEATI is encoded by the coding sequence ATGCACCTGAAGTCGCTGACCCTCAAAGGATTCAAGTCCTTCGCGTCGGCGACCACGATGAAGTTCGAGCCAGGCATCTGCGCGGTAGTCGGGCCGAATGGTTCGGGCAAGTCGAATGTCGTCGATGCCCTTGCCTGGGTGATGGGGGAGCAGGGCGCGAAGAACCTGCGCGGCGGCAAGATGGAAGACGTCATCTTCGCCGGTGCCGGCGAGCGCAAACCACTCGGCCGCGCCGAAGTCACGCTCACGTTCGACAACACGGACAAGAAGCTGCCCATCGAGTACACCGAGGTCGCTATCACCCGCCGCATGTTCCGCGACGGCGCCTCCGAGTACGAGATCAACGGTGCCAAAGCGCGCCTGATGGACATTCAGGAGCTGCTCAGCGACTCCGGCATCGGCCGCGAAATGCACATCATCGTCGGCCAGGGCAAGCTCTCGGAGATTCTCGAATCCCGCCCGGAGGAGCGCCGCGCCTTCATCGAGGAGGCCGCTGGTGTGCTCAAACACCGACGCCGAAAAGAAAAAGCCCAGCGCAAGCTCACCGGCATGCAGGCCAACCTCGACCGGCTCACCGACCTCACCGAAGAGCTAGGCAAGCAGCTCAAACCACTCGCACGCCAGGCGGAGGCAGCAAAGCGCGCAGCCACAGTGCAATCCACGCTTCGCGACGCCCGGTTGCGAATCGCAGGGCACCAGGTGGTTACCCTTCGCAGTTCGCTTGACGACGCCACGGAGCGCGCGAAACTGCTCGCCGCGCAAGTGGAAACGGCGACCAGTGCGCTCGAGGACGCAACCGCAGAGCAAGAACGCATCGAGGCCATGCAAGCCGAGGTGCAGCCCAAGGCGGAGGACGCGCAGCAGGTGTGGTTCGCGCTCTCAACGTTGGCGGAACGCGCAAGCGCGACGGTGCGCATCGCCACCGAACGATCCCGAAACGCCGGCGCCGCGGTGCCTTACGCGGGCCAAGATCCCGAAGACCTCCTGGTGCGAGCAAACCTCGCTGACGAGCAGCACGCCGAGAATCAGGAGGCCGCCGAAGAGGCGAACGCATACCTGGAGTCGGTGCGCGAGCAGGTCGAATCGGCGCAGGAAGCGTTCGACGCTGCGGAGCACGAGCACATGGCGAGGTTGCGCGCGATCGCTGACCGGCGCGAAGGGTTGGTACGCCTGCTCGCTCAGGAGGAGTCCCAGCAGCAAGCGCTGCAGGCTGCGGAAGACGAGGTCAATCGCCTGGCCGAAACCCTCTCGGAAACCCTCGAACGCGCGCAAGCTGCGCAACGAGAGGCTGATGAGGTGGCCGATAGGCTCGCCGACGTCGAGGCTGGCCGCGGCCCGCTCGACGACGCGCACGTGCGGGCGTACACCGAATCCGACGCCGCAGAGAAGCGCCTTGCACAGCTCCGCGACGCTCAGCGCGACCGCGAGCGCGCGGTAGCCACGCTGGAATCGCGCATTGCCACGCTTGCGGAACAGGCGCCGAAAGCCCCGGCTCGCGATGTGCTCGGCGAGGTCGACGCGCTCGCCGACCTGATGACCGCGGCCCCGGGGTTGGAAAAGGCGCTCGCCGCCGCGCTCGGGCCGTACAGTGAGGCGCTCGTGAGCGAGGCATCAGCTGAGACGGTTTCGAAGCTCGCCGAGGTGGAGCGCACCGTGCTTTTCGCCCCACTCGGCGGCGCGACTTGGCGCCTGGATACCGATGCCCGGGTGGAGTGGTTGCTCGACCACCTCACCCTCGTGTCCGAGGTGCAAGGGCCGGTCACCCGCTTGCTTGTCGACGTCGCCGTGGCCGACGATCTTGCCGATGCCCGCCGCATCGTCGCCGCGGACCCGCGCCTGCGCGCAGTGACCCGCGACGGCACGCTTGTCGGCGAGGGCTGGGTCGCAGCTGGTTCTGGGCGCACCACCACCGTGGAGGTCGCCGCGCAGATTGAGACCGCACGGGCCGAGTTAGACGCGGCAAAGGCACAGCTGGAGGAGCTCTCCGGCACGCTCGAGGGTGCGACGCTGGCCGCCGAGGACGCCCGGGTGGCGGCTGCGGCAGCGAAAGCGTCGCTGCGTGAACACGACACGGAGGCTGAGTCTTGGCGCCGCGACCACGCTCGTCTGGTGAAGCAGGCTGAGGTGAATACTGCCGAGCACGAGCGCGCTGCGGGGCGGGTGACGGAAGCCGAAGGGCGTGTGGCAGAGCGTCGACAAGCATTGGCTGAGACCCGCGACCGGCTTGCGCGAGTGGAGGACGAACCTGGAGCCGAGGAACCCTCGACCGCCGAGCGCGACCAGGCGACAGCCGCGCTGGACAACGTGAAAGCCGTGGAAGTGGAGGCCGTGCTGGCCGCGCGAGCCGCCCAGCAAGCTGCCGAGCAAACCGTGGGCCGCGGCGATGCGCTTCGCAGGCAGGCAGAACACGAGCGGCAGGCGAAGGCGCGCCACGACGCAGCGCAGGCCCGCCGCCGCGCCGAAGCTGAACTCGCCGAGGCGGTTGCCGGGCACGCCCGCGACTTGGTCGCGCGGATCGAGGACGCGATTGCGCGGGCGACTGCCCAGCGTGATGAATTGGCGTCGCAGGTCACGGCGCTGCGGGCCCAGAACCAGGAGGCGCGAAGCACGGTCAGTGGCGCACGCCAGCATTTGGCGCGGTTGACCGACTCGGCGCACGCGTCCGACATTGCGCGCTCGCAGGCGCAGGTCCGCATCGATGAGGCGGAAGCGAAGGTTACCGAATCGCTCGGCATCGCGGTGGCGGACTTGGTGGCCGAGTACACCCCGGGCGAGGACTTCGACCTGGAGTATGAGCAGGCGCGTCTCGCCGAGGCGGAGAAGGACCTGCGCGCGTTGGGCAAGGTCAACCCGCTCGCACTCGAGGAGTACAAGGCGCTGGAAGAGCGGTACTCGTTTTTGAGCACGCAGCTTGACGACGTCATTCAGGCGCGCGAGGACCTGACGGGCGTGATCGACGAGGTGGATGCCCAGATCCTGACGTTGTTCACCGACGCGTGGCGTGATGTGGAGCAGGAGTTTCCGAAGGTGTTTGCCACGCTGTTTCCTGGCGGGGAGGCGCGGCTGATCCTCACCGAGCCGGAGGACATGCTCACCACCGGCATCGAAATCGAGGCTCGCCCGCCGGGCAAGAAGGTCAAGCGTCTCTCGCTGCTCTCCGGTGGTGAGAAATCGCTCACCGCGCTTGCGTTCCTGGTGGCAATTTTCCGTGCGCGTCCGAGCCCGTTCTATGTGCTCGATGAGGTGGAGGCAGCGCTTGACGACGTCAACCTGCGACGCCTCATCGCACTGCTGGAGGAGCTGCGCAAAGATTCGCAGCTGATCGTGATCACGCACCAGAAACCCACGATGGACGTGGCAAACGTTCTCTACGGTGTGACCATGCGTGGCGACGGTGTCACGCGCGTGATTTCGCAGCGCATGCAGCCGCTCGAGGCGACTATTTAG
- a CDS encoding flavin reductase family protein has product MDEQRFKNAMSQLAAAVTIVTTGSEEAPHGTTVSAFMSLSLDPPMVLVSLDQRSSLLAQLEVGSPIGINVLSTNQGALARRFADKRVDRFAGIDWCMADGAPKLPDNHTWVSGTVARMIEAGDHTLVLVDVCCAEMNSNQPLLYWQREFGTHGAIEPGDVKARAVET; this is encoded by the coding sequence GTGGACGAACAGCGGTTCAAAAATGCGATGAGCCAGCTTGCTGCGGCGGTGACGATTGTGACTACCGGCAGCGAGGAGGCGCCGCACGGCACGACGGTCAGTGCATTCATGTCGCTGTCGCTGGATCCTCCGATGGTGCTGGTGAGTTTGGATCAGCGCTCGTCGTTACTCGCGCAGCTCGAGGTGGGATCGCCGATCGGAATCAACGTGCTTTCGACGAATCAGGGGGCGCTTGCGCGCCGCTTTGCGGACAAGCGGGTGGACCGGTTCGCTGGCATCGACTGGTGCATGGCTGACGGCGCGCCGAAGTTGCCGGATAACCACACGTGGGTGTCGGGCACGGTTGCTCGGATGATTGAGGCGGGTGACCACACGCTCGTGCTTGTCGACGTCTGCTGCGCCGAGATGAATTCCAACCAGCCGCTTTTGTACTGGCAGCGCGAGTTTGGTACGCATGGGGCGATCGAGCCTGGGGACGTGAAGGCGCGGGCGGTAGAAACCTAG
- a CDS encoding acyltransferase family protein, whose amino-acid sequence MNLAVPDKKGASVYRYDLDGLRGFAIALVVFFHVFVGRVSGGVDVFLLLSGYFFLGSQVRYALRPNPSLNPFWPFWRTARRLVPALAVVLVAALLGVMFFVPELMTTELVNQFVASILYCQNWMLSRQDAAYAAAGVETSPLQHLWSMSVQGQFYFCAIVLGLIIAIAVSKLRVDAQKARSVTIGVLTVITIASFLYASRFGIVGTPSNYYSIFSRMWEMTLGGILALIPRGITLPQRYSAAATGLGMVMIAITGVIIPTSLAFPGPLTLLPLTGAMLVILSSPTNAVSQLLSSPPFQWLGKSAYSLYLWHWPLLIISTAVGGYDTPPVWLGVAVITASLVLAHLTHTFVEEPLRQHGPRPRAMDKPVSNARESLRTPAGRGRLAGGIAVSLLVVSTLAVKPYWGGQIDDAAKPLDPATHPGARVLLGAEAPDVEALPDPDLIAGIFPPIGDGCMVYLPEGPEDFVSDECVYGDREAETTVVLAGGSHVEPLGIPLDELGQQHGFKVIPYVRQECPIMLGDFEDDTVSDVCREWSINAFDRIIELDPDLVISTSTRPAGHAGAAVMTQDMVPDGYLGFWEALRENNIPFLGLRDNPWIFDGAGDPMDPNYCLSAGEAFEDCSMPRELVYEPVDPASEYLDGTDGMFSVDSSDWYCIGDTCPPAIGNVYIYRDQNHLSNAYSESLAPVMWEVIKPILDELRVPHT is encoded by the coding sequence ATGAACTTAGCAGTGCCTGACAAAAAGGGTGCGTCCGTGTACCGATACGACCTTGACGGCCTGCGCGGCTTCGCCATCGCACTGGTGGTGTTCTTCCACGTGTTCGTTGGGAGGGTCTCGGGCGGCGTCGATGTTTTCCTGCTGCTCTCTGGGTACTTCTTCCTGGGCAGCCAAGTCCGCTACGCGCTTCGCCCAAACCCGTCACTCAACCCGTTTTGGCCGTTCTGGCGCACCGCACGCCGCCTCGTTCCAGCACTTGCCGTGGTGCTGGTGGCCGCGCTGCTGGGTGTGATGTTCTTCGTGCCGGAGCTGATGACAACCGAGCTGGTAAACCAGTTCGTTGCATCCATCCTCTATTGCCAGAACTGGATGCTCAGCCGCCAAGATGCCGCCTACGCCGCAGCCGGCGTGGAAACCTCTCCGCTGCAGCACCTGTGGTCCATGAGTGTGCAGGGGCAGTTCTACTTCTGTGCGATCGTGCTTGGACTCATCATCGCCATTGCAGTGAGCAAGCTCCGCGTCGATGCCCAAAAGGCCCGCTCGGTCACCATCGGAGTGCTCACGGTTATCACCATTGCGTCGTTTCTATATGCATCGCGCTTCGGAATTGTGGGCACGCCGAGCAACTACTACTCGATCTTCTCGCGTATGTGGGAGATGACCCTCGGCGGAATCTTGGCTCTGATCCCGCGCGGTATCACCTTGCCACAGCGGTACTCGGCGGCTGCCACCGGCCTTGGCATGGTAATGATCGCAATTACCGGCGTGATCATTCCGACTTCACTGGCCTTCCCCGGCCCGCTCACCTTGTTACCGCTTACCGGTGCGATGCTGGTGATTCTCAGCTCCCCCACGAACGCAGTTTCACAGTTGCTCTCGTCCCCGCCATTCCAATGGCTGGGAAAGAGCGCGTATTCGCTCTATCTCTGGCACTGGCCGCTGCTGATCATCTCTACCGCCGTCGGTGGGTACGACACCCCTCCAGTCTGGCTCGGTGTCGCGGTCATCACGGCATCGTTGGTGCTTGCTCATCTCACCCACACCTTCGTGGAGGAGCCACTGCGTCAACACGGCCCAAGACCACGCGCCATGGACAAACCGGTTTCGAACGCGCGAGAGAGCCTACGGACTCCCGCTGGCCGTGGCCGTCTGGCCGGCGGAATCGCCGTCAGTTTGCTGGTTGTTTCCACGCTCGCCGTTAAGCCGTATTGGGGCGGCCAGATTGACGACGCTGCGAAGCCGCTCGATCCCGCGACCCATCCTGGCGCCCGCGTCCTACTGGGAGCGGAAGCACCCGACGTGGAAGCGCTCCCCGACCCCGATCTCATCGCCGGTATCTTCCCGCCGATTGGCGACGGCTGCATGGTCTACCTGCCCGAAGGGCCGGAAGATTTCGTGTCCGACGAATGCGTCTACGGCGACCGCGAAGCAGAAACCACCGTCGTCCTCGCTGGTGGCTCCCACGTTGAGCCGCTCGGTATTCCGCTCGATGAGCTTGGCCAGCAACACGGGTTCAAGGTCATCCCGTACGTGCGCCAAGAGTGCCCGATCATGCTGGGCGACTTCGAAGACGACACAGTGAGCGACGTGTGCCGTGAATGGTCGATAAACGCCTTCGATCGGATCATAGAACTGGATCCAGACCTGGTGATCTCCACCTCGACCCGCCCGGCAGGTCATGCCGGCGCGGCGGTCATGACCCAGGACATGGTTCCGGACGGTTACCTCGGCTTCTGGGAGGCGCTGCGCGAGAACAACATCCCGTTTTTGGGACTGCGCGACAACCCATGGATCTTCGACGGTGCCGGCGACCCCATGGATCCCAACTACTGCCTGAGCGCAGGCGAGGCGTTCGAAGACTGCTCTATGCCACGTGAACTCGTCTACGAGCCGGTAGACCCAGCCTCCGAATATCTCGATGGCACCGACGGCATGTTCAGCGTCGACTCCTCAGATTGGTACTGCATTGGCGACACGTGCCCGCCCGCAATCGGCAACGTGTACATCTACCGCGACCAGAACCACCTCTCGAACGCGTACTCAGAGTCGCTCGCGCCCGTGATGTGGGAAGTGATCAAGCCGATTCTCGACGAGTTGCGGGTGCCCCACACTTAG
- the ftsY gene encoding signal recognition particle-docking protein FtsY produces the protein MTTSPTLWIVLAIILVVLIILGIAVVVGNQRKKSKTVSFEKPAETEEPKQLTQQEKSGNYQAKGGFNFAQVDAEEKKPEPIRREAPRTQEPKVAPLVDPTPAEPKPQPAVPAEPAPAEPAPAEPAPAEPAPAEPAPREPKPAEPVSRLVDVDEPVAPEDLAVEKQTAPGEVELTHDAAETVEDLNADDDDEDLAVEEAPVVEGLSDEGAEIVEGEIADEVAADELATEDELREEAEEAAGIAAVTAEVAEEARQEGAVVSDDAIVSEPEDSAEVASEIDQIAPAAGRIGKLRGRLSRSQNAIGQGLLGILTAGDLDEDAWEEIEDTLIMADLGAELTMKVVDNLREKIAERGVSSEEEARAMLRETLIEAGRPEMDRSIKAMPNDGKPAVILIVGVNGTGKTTTTGKLARVLVSMGHTVVLGAADTFRAAAADQLETWGRRVGASTVRGKEGADPASVAFDAVATGVDQGADVVLVDTAGRLHTSTGLMDQLGKVKRVVEKKSHVDEVLLVLDATVGQNGITQARVFRDVVDITGVVLTKLDGTAKGGIVFQVQEELGVPVKLVGLGEGADDLAPFEVESFVDALLG, from the coding sequence ATGACAACATCGCCAACTTTGTGGATCGTCCTTGCGATCATTCTGGTTGTCCTGATCATTCTCGGCATCGCTGTAGTGGTGGGCAATCAGCGGAAGAAGTCGAAAACCGTCTCCTTCGAGAAGCCGGCAGAGACTGAAGAGCCGAAGCAGCTCACGCAGCAGGAGAAGTCGGGTAACTACCAGGCCAAGGGCGGGTTCAACTTCGCCCAAGTGGATGCCGAGGAAAAGAAGCCCGAGCCGATTCGACGCGAGGCACCTCGTACCCAGGAACCGAAGGTAGCCCCACTGGTGGATCCGACTCCGGCCGAACCGAAGCCGCAGCCGGCGGTGCCGGCGGAGCCAGCGCCTGCCGAGCCAGCACCGGCAGAGCCTGCACCTGCCGAACCGGCGCCGGCCGAGCCTGCGCCCCGAGAGCCCAAGCCCGCGGAGCCGGTATCGCGCCTTGTAGACGTTGACGAGCCGGTAGCGCCGGAAGACCTGGCCGTCGAAAAGCAAACTGCTCCTGGTGAGGTTGAGCTGACCCACGATGCGGCCGAGACTGTCGAAGACCTCAATGCCGACGATGACGATGAGGACCTTGCGGTGGAGGAAGCCCCGGTGGTGGAGGGGCTGTCCGATGAGGGGGCAGAGATCGTCGAAGGTGAGATCGCCGATGAGGTGGCGGCCGATGAGCTTGCTACTGAGGACGAGTTGCGCGAAGAGGCTGAAGAAGCTGCCGGCATTGCTGCGGTGACGGCTGAGGTCGCGGAGGAGGCTCGCCAAGAGGGGGCGGTTGTCTCCGACGATGCGATCGTGTCGGAGCCAGAAGATTCGGCCGAAGTTGCGTCTGAGATTGACCAGATTGCCCCGGCCGCTGGGCGAATTGGCAAGCTGCGTGGCCGTTTGTCGCGTTCGCAAAATGCGATTGGCCAGGGGCTGCTGGGCATTCTTACCGCTGGCGACCTTGATGAGGACGCGTGGGAAGAAATCGAGGACACGCTGATCATGGCGGACCTCGGCGCCGAGCTGACCATGAAGGTGGTGGACAACCTTCGCGAGAAGATCGCCGAGCGCGGCGTGTCCAGCGAAGAAGAGGCTCGCGCGATGCTTCGCGAGACATTGATTGAGGCGGGCCGACCGGAGATGGATCGCTCGATCAAGGCCATGCCTAACGACGGCAAGCCTGCCGTGATTCTTATCGTCGGCGTCAATGGCACTGGCAAGACGACCACGACCGGCAAGCTCGCTCGCGTGCTGGTGTCGATGGGCCACACCGTGGTGCTTGGCGCGGCGGATACGTTCCGTGCGGCCGCAGCCGACCAACTTGAGACCTGGGGCCGTCGCGTTGGTGCTTCCACCGTCCGCGGCAAGGAAGGTGCGGATCCTGCGTCGGTAGCCTTCGACGCAGTGGCAACCGGCGTGGACCAGGGGGCAGACGTGGTGCTGGTGGATACCGCGGGACGCCTCCATACATCGACCGGCCTGATGGACCAGCTGGGCAAGGTCAAGCGCGTGGTGGAAAAGAAGAGCCATGTCGACGAGGTGCTGTTGGTGCTGGACGCGACGGTGGGGCAGAACGGCATCACCCAGGCGCGCGTGTTCCGGGATGTTGTGGATATCACCGGCGTGGTGCTGACCAAGCTCGACGGAACCGCGAAGGGTGGCATCGTGTTCCAGGTGCAGGAAGAGCTGGGTGTACCGGTGAAGCTCGTCGGCCTCGGGGAGGGCGCGGATGACCTGGCGCCGTTTGAAGTAGAGAGCTTCGTCGACGCGCTGCTCGGATAG
- the ffh gene encoding signal recognition particle protein, translating into MFESLSDRLQTALGGLRGKGKLTEADINATAREIRLALLEADVSLPVVRAFISRVKERALGADVSEALNPAQQVIKIVDEELTAILGGETRRLNLAKNPPTVIMLAGLQGAGKTTLAGKLANHLAKQGHTPILVACDLQRPGAVQQLQIVGDRAGVPTFAPDPGTSLDSHAHDMGTSHGDPVAVAMQGVEYARQQKNDVVIIDTAGRLGIDETLMTQARNIRDAVNPDEVLFVIDAMIGQDAVTTAQAFADGVDFTGVVLTKLDGDARGGAALSIREVTGKPILFASTGEKLDDFDIFHPDRMSSRILGMGDLLSLIEQAEQTFNEQDAEAAAAKMTSGELTLEDFLDQLLMIRRMGPIGNLLKMMPGGKQMNEMADMVDEKQLDRIQAIIRGMTPEERNDPKILNASRRKRIAKGSGVEVSDVNNLVERFFEAKKMMEQLSNQFGLPGMPGVGGGRSATKKKPKGRKTKSGKRKPPKRQGGGMPKMPGGMPGMPGMPGMPGMPGMPGGMPDMKELEKLQKQLPAGMQDMDLNNLDFNEAMKRMGKRGF; encoded by the coding sequence GTGTTCGAGTCATTGTCCGATCGCTTGCAAACTGCCCTCGGGGGTTTGCGCGGCAAAGGCAAACTCACCGAGGCCGACATCAATGCCACCGCACGTGAGATCCGCCTCGCGCTGCTCGAGGCGGACGTTTCCCTGCCGGTGGTGCGCGCATTCATTAGCCGCGTCAAGGAACGTGCGCTCGGCGCCGATGTCTCGGAGGCGCTGAACCCGGCCCAGCAGGTCATCAAGATTGTCGACGAGGAGCTCACCGCGATCCTCGGTGGCGAAACCCGTCGCCTGAACTTGGCCAAGAACCCGCCGACCGTGATCATGCTCGCCGGTCTGCAGGGCGCGGGTAAAACCACCCTTGCCGGCAAGTTGGCGAACCACCTGGCGAAGCAGGGGCACACTCCGATCCTGGTGGCGTGTGACCTGCAGCGCCCGGGCGCGGTGCAGCAGCTGCAGATCGTCGGCGACCGTGCCGGTGTGCCCACGTTTGCGCCGGATCCTGGTACGTCCCTGGATTCGCACGCCCACGACATGGGTACCTCGCACGGTGACCCGGTGGCCGTCGCCATGCAGGGCGTCGAGTACGCCAGGCAGCAGAAGAACGACGTAGTCATCATCGATACCGCGGGTCGCCTGGGTATCGACGAAACGTTGATGACGCAGGCCCGCAACATCCGCGACGCTGTGAACCCCGACGAGGTTCTGTTCGTCATCGACGCGATGATCGGCCAGGACGCGGTCACCACCGCCCAGGCCTTCGCGGACGGCGTGGACTTCACAGGTGTCGTCCTGACCAAGCTCGATGGTGATGCCCGAGGCGGTGCCGCGCTGTCGATCCGTGAGGTCACCGGCAAGCCGATCCTGTTCGCGTCGACAGGCGAGAAGCTCGACGACTTCGACATCTTCCACCCGGACCGCATGTCCAGCCGCATCCTGGGCATGGGTGACCTGCTCTCCCTCATCGAGCAGGCGGAGCAAACCTTCAACGAGCAGGACGCAGAAGCTGCTGCGGCGAAGATGACCTCGGGCGAGCTCACGCTCGAGGACTTCCTCGATCAGCTGCTGATGATTCGTCGCATGGGCCCGATCGGCAACTTGCTCAAGATGATGCCGGGCGGCAAGCAGATGAACGAGATGGCGGACATGGTCGACGAGAAGCAGCTCGACCGCATCCAGGCCATCATCCGTGGTATGACACCGGAAGAGCGCAATGATCCGAAGATCCTCAATGCTTCTCGACGGAAGCGTATTGCCAAAGGTTCCGGTGTTGAGGTTTCCGATGTGAACAACCTCGTCGAGCGCTTTTTCGAGGCGAAGAAAATGATGGAGCAGCTCTCCAACCAGTTCGGTCTGCCTGGCATGCCGGGCGTCGGCGGTGGGCGTTCTGCGACGAAGAAGAAGCCGAAGGGACGCAAGACCAAGAGCGGCAAGCGCAAACCGCCCAAGCGTCAAGGCGGCGGGATGCCAAAAATGCCAGGTGGTATGCCTGGTATGCCTGGTATGCCTGGTATGCCCGGGATGCCAGGTATGCCTGGCGGAATGCCGGATATGAAGGAACTGGAGAAGTTGCAGAAGCAGCTCCCGGCTGGCATGCAAGACATGGACCTCAACAACCTCGACTTCAACGAGGCGATGAAGCGGATGGGCAAGCGCGGCTTCTAA